In Cardinium endosymbiont of Dermatophagoides farinae, the genomic stretch AGAAAAAGGTGTATCACCTGTTTTAGCAGAAAAAGTTCCTGTAATCTTGAGTATTAAGTTTGACGACGCATGGAATAACGATAGATCCAATAAACCCAAATCTCCACATAGATATGAAAAATGGAATGTTAATCCAGAAGTGATCCAATTTCGTATTAAGGGTATTAGGGTTGAAGGTGGCGAAGGGAAACTGTTCAAGCGTGTTGAAATAGATGGGAACGCTTCTATAGGTGAGCCGTTTAAAGTAGGAAGTATAGTCCAACATGGTGATACACCTCTATACTATGTTCCTAATGAGCAAGACACTTGTCATATGCATAAGGTCAGTATTGATGCTGTTATATTGACTTGTGATTTTAACAGAGAGGGAGGAGATCCTATAACATGCTCGTTAAGGCTGGATGAACCTCTATACGCTTTAAAGGCTGGTACAAATGTCAAGGTTGCTTATGTAGAAGACAAAGGTGGTACACCTATTCATATTAATATCACTTCAGATAACGTGTTGGCATCTTTGCAAAAATATAGATTAGTTAAATGGTGTGTGACAGATGGACAAGGTACTATGTATGTAGATACAGGATCATGCAAAAAAACAATATGTAGCAATGAACCGATTAAATTTGGTAATAATACCCTTTTTTACGCCCCAAAACCTGGTAGTGATGGAAATCATACCATTCATTTAACAGTAGGCAATACTAAAAGTGATACCACACAAGACTATTCTTTTTCTGTTAAAGTTCAAGATCATAGAATTGAAAATTTTACAGCTGAGCTTTCTATGGCTTCAGAAAAATCTCCTCTGTTACCGTTTAAAGATAGGGTATGTAAACTCAAGATCTGTCCATTAACTGATGCAGGTAAGGTGCTTAATTACCATATCAAGGCCATTAAATTGAATGGAGGTAAGTTTATCCTAGGAAAGGACGAAATGATAGCAAATACGCCTTTAACAGTAGGCGTCAATACTTTAATGTTTAATCCATGTGGTTTTGTTGGGGATTTAGAGCCTAGCATCACAATAATCAATGAAAAGGGAGATGAACGTGAAGTGACCTTTAAGCAGCCATTTGTTGTCAAGGATCCTGACTTTAAAGTAGTTGCTAGTCTAGAAGGTAGTATTGAGAATGGTATGGATAACAGACATATCAACTTAAAGGTTATTGCTCCTTTTAATACTATAAGTGATAAGTTTATTTTGTCAAATTATCGTCTATCAGGCGGTATAGTAGGTGATTTACTAAAGCTAACAGGAGAGCCTGTTGAACCAGGTGGTATGCTTTCAGTAGGAGATAGTGCATTTAAATTTAGGTTAGGTGAGTTAGATACGTTTATGGATAAAATTGATGGTGCACCAAGGATTTACTTCGATGTTACTTATCCAGATGGCACAAATCATGAAACAGAAGCTATAGATCTTTCTATTTTCTTATTTGAAGGATTGGCCTCTAAGATAGAGGCATTATCTGAAGATAGTAAATCGCTTTATAAACCCATTGTTCAGGACTATAGTTTAAATCCAGAATTAGCCTTTCAAAATTTACAAGCTATAGAACCAGCTTGGTATAATAGACAATCTAACCTACATAATATACTGGTCTATATGCAGCATGATACGGCTATTTCCACTCAAGCTACGGATGCACTTACTAGCCTACAGACACTCAAAAGTGATACTAAAGATAAAGTAAAGGCTAGGGTATTAACCACAAGGTTATTGCATGACTGGAATAAAGAAATAGGTCATATTCGATCTAACCAAGAACCAGATGGTCGTAGAATACATACAGGAATACTAGAAAAAGAGGTTAGTGCTTTTTCTGATATATTTCGATCATGTAGAGATATTCCATGTATGGAAGATATAGTACAATCTTTAGATGATGTACTTGAAAAAATAGAAGACTTAAAAAGAGAAACAGAAGTAAAACAGGCTAATAAAGACAGAGATAAAGCAAGAGAAGAAGCTTTTAAAGATCGTACTACTAGGTCTATAGAAAATGAGCAAAGAGAAAGAAAATATGAAGACCAACGTTTAGAAATGGAGATAGAAGAACTCTGTGAGAGTAGAAATAAACTAGAATCTAAAATAAGAAAACATGATGGGGATATTTCAGATTTAAATGCGTTGATTCAGGAGTTAAGTAGGGTGAATAGTTCGTTAAAAGACCAAATTAATAAAAATGAGTTATCACGTCAGTATGAAAATCGCTTGTTAGAAGCGAGTATACATGCTAATTGTGCAAATAGTAGAAGAGAAAGAATGTTTGTATTGGACATGGTTGAAAAAATAATAAACGAACATAAATAAAAAAAGTAGAATATATTTTTTTAGAGTAAATCTATTCTTTCCCATTAGCTTGTTTATAATACTCCCTACGAAGTAAGGATATAATATTAAAATAGAATTAAAATGATATTACTTGATATCACAGGTGCCCTTGAAGGCTGGATTGCAAGCGGCTACCAATTGTTAACCTTGGTAGCCAAGCTACTAGGTGTAGTGGGCGCCTTTAGATTGGCCTATTTGTATAATACTGGCAGGGATAGAGGCATGATATTTCATGAATTATTACACTGGGTAGCTGCCATTGTATTTTTTTCGTCCATTGGTCCTTTGTATGATATGGTTGCCAATTTTTTTAGAATCGGATAAAGGAGAGATTTCCCATGCAAAAATTAGTCAATAGGGGGTCTCCTTGGATATAAGAAATTATTGTACGTTAAGGCTGTTTCCTGTACTAAAGATGTTCTTCTTTTTCTTCCAGGTTATTGTATAAATTTACCTGATTAGCAACATGTTTCAGACATTACTTTTCTCACTTTCCAGCAATTTATTAAAAGTGCTTAGCATTGCTTTTTTCATTGTTTACAAAGTACAATTTCTGAATACGACATACCTGCGAAGCGCTGTACCCGGTAGCTTGTGCGGTATCTTGAATGCTTAGTTTTTTAACACTTCGATAATATATTACCTTCTGATGACGCTCATGATCAGCCTGTTTTCCACGATATTTACCCTCTTGACGTGCTCTTTCGATTCCCTGTTTTTGCCGTTGCTGACGGCTCAACCAATCCTTATACGACATTGCGGCCATTAGATCCATGAGCATATTATTGATGGCAGAAATCACAGCACGAGTTACTGGATCATTTTGTGATGGTTCTTTGTCAGACAAAACCTGCCATGAAGTTGGGATGTCCAGGCTTACAATTCTCAATTCATGATGTTCAATCTGCTTTTTGAGTGTTAGCCAGTCACTGTTACTAAGTCTGGTCAGCCGATCTATTTGTTCTACTAGTAGAATATCATTTCGGTGACTATCCATTAGTAATCGTCCCAGTTCTGGTCTTTCCAGTTTTGTTCCGCTGATATTTTCTCGGTAGTAGCTAGCGATTTTGTGTCCTCTCTCCTGAACAAACTGCTCGAGCATTTCTTTTGTTCGATCTGCAAACTGATCTTCTACTGAAGCTCTCAAATAAGCTCTGATGAACATATTCTAACGAATTTATCGTATTTAGGTTATGTCATTGAATCTATTGCATATAGGTTATTTCATTGATTCAATTTAATAATTTTTAAGATATTTCATTGAGGTGTACCATTATGCGATAAAAATTTAAACGAAAATTAATCTACAAAATAATTATCAATGCAAACTATATGTCTAGGAGACAAATTCTTTCCCAGTCCGAAAGAGCGTCATTACTAGCTTTACCTAAGGATGAACTGACGCTGATCCGCATGACTTATTTCAGCGAACAGGATTTAGCGCTTATTAATACGCACCGCAAGCCAGCCAATAGGTTCGGTTTTTCTGTCTTGCTTTGTTACCTGAAGAACATAGGGATGATCCCAGATAAAAAATCACTACTTTCCGATTTTTTACTCAAGCATATCGCTAGCAGACTTAATTTATCAAATGAACTTTGGAAAGATTACGCATCAGGACGAGACACCACTCGCAGGGAACATTTAATAGAACTATACCACTATCTAGGACTAAAGAAATTTACAAAACAGATTCAAAATGATTACATTTCGTATTTAATTCCACTTGCAAAACGCACTGACAAGGGTATTCTTCTTGCACAAGAACTTCTAAAGTATATGCAACGAAATTGCGTGATTATTCCCACTATTGATGTACTGGAGCGAACGTGCTCAAAGGCCATGGCTGCTGGTGATAAAATAGTATTCTCGGAACTGAATGCTCAACTTATATCAGAGCATAAAATCAATCTAGACAGCCTTCTGCATCAAATAATCATCTTTCACGTCTATCTTGGATTCTTCAACCTCCTGGTAAAATTAACGGAAAAAATGTATTACAGCACATTGAACGCTTGAATACGATCGTGGCAATAGACTTACCGGTAGGGATCGGACGTTTAGTTCATCAGAATCGGTTACTGAAACTGGCCCGTGAGGGTCGGAATATGAGTAGCCGAGATTTGACTAAGTTCTCATCAAGCAGACGATACGCTATTCTAATATGTGTGATTGAAGAAGCCAGAGCTACACTTACAGATGAGATCATCGATTTGCATGAGCGTATCTTGAACAGTATGTTCAGCCGGGCTAAAAGGCTAACATAGAAAAATACAAAAACAGCCTTAACGTACAATAATTTCCCATATCCAAGGAGACCCCAATAGACTTTAAGTGGAATCGGAAGAGGTGTCTAAAAATGATAAAGAAGCTATTGCAGAGCTTTACAGTGAAAAGTTAAACAAAGATCTAATACAGCATATCGTTAAAAGTAAAATCAAAAGAAATAGTAAATTTTAAATGAAAATGAGTGAAAAATACAAACTAGAAGACGTGAAGGAGTTTGCTTATAACCCTTTTTTAAACTACAGTTCAGAGGTACAATTCGATGAGTTTTTCATAGATGAATTGTCAAATAAAGCTAAGAATATCATAAAATATTTAATGTGTAAACATTCATTTAAAGAAGAAAAATTCTTATTTAAGCTAAATGAATTTAATAGGTTTATGATATATATAAATATGGAATATCCCTGTGACGGTATATCAGAACTATGCGCTAAGAAGGTATTAGCCAAAACCAAAGATCCAGATCTATATTGGGTGAATAATGATTTCCTTAGTACTGGAATCTTTCAACCCAAATATAATATATGGAAGATGATGGATATAAATAAGTCTAAACAAGTTCCTCGATACGAGATACAGGTAAACCAGTAAGAGCAATAATATCCTCTATAGGGTAGCCGCGTAAGAGCATGGATTTGGCTATCTCTAGTTTACCTTTTTCTTCTCCTAACTGTATCCCTTTCTCTTGTCCTATTTGGATACCCATCAACTTCCCTTTCTCTTGCCCTATCTGAATACCCATCAACTTCCCTTTCTCTTGTCCTATTTGGATACCCATCAACTTCCCTTTCTCTTGCCCTATCTGAATACCCATCAACTTTCCTTTCTCTTGCCCTATTCGGATACCTTCGTCCCTATATTTTTGTGCTATAGTTCTCATAATATCTTCTTTATCTTCACTAGGTAGATGCTTTGTTATAATATTTTCTAGAGCAGCCTGCTGATCTTCAGGTAATTTACTGTCACTATACCATAAAAAGCTTCTTATGTAAAGATAACTTTTTTCTTTGTCTAGGACAATACATGATTTAAAATTTTCTAAAAATTCATCCCATAACTTAAGCATATCACGAGTGTGAACATATTTCATGAAATATTCCATCATGCCCAAGTGTGCCTTCTTTTTGATTTCATTATCTGGCATAGCATAGATATCTACCAATTGATAATCACCTCCCATAAGTTCTTTAGCAAGACTAGGTTCACTAAACAAATCCCATAGATTTTTTGGGACAGTAAAAGGCCTGTTACCGTGATAGAGCACTATCGGTATTACCAAAGGTAATTTGGATTTTTCCTTTGTTTTATGCCTTTCTAGTAAGAGGAAGATGTATTTCCATAACTTAAAGGCTGTCCAATACTTAGGGCTCACCTCGGCTTCGATCAAGGCATACACAAAAGCTTGCTGATTATTTTTAGTTTTGATAGAGCATACTAAATCACTGAATTTTTGCTTCAAATCTTCTTCAACAAATGATTCTTTTTCAATTTTAATGGTGTCTAGATCCAGTAATGATTTACATGATGCTGGTAAATAATAGTTTAAAAACTCCTGAGCAGCTATTGGATCAGAGAGAATTTTTTTAGCGAGCCCATCGTGTTTTAGTCTTTCTGTCATAAAGATAGTTTACTAAAAAGATTTAAATATTGGAAAGAAATAATCTGCGATAATTACTTAATCGTATTTATAAGTACAAATATAATATATTTAAATTATTATACATTACAAATAAGTATTTATTTTAGTTTCTATTATAGATTTCTATTTTTTACTCAAATAGTCTCATGTTATATAGGAATATCCTGATAAATGGATCCACATAACGTTTATTTAGAAAAGGTTTTTCCTAGTACCCTAATTACACACTTTCTCTATCAATTTTCTTTAAAATTTCATCCAATATCCAACTATGTCTAGATCTTTTTACTTGATAGTAATCATTTATACATTGACTATCAATCTTTTGAATTAGACTATTGGGTAATCTTAATTGTATATTTTGTATAATTCGCTCTTCTTTTTTACTATTATTAGGAACAGTACCCCCTTGTTTATAAGATCACTCACTTTACGCTCACAAGAAGGTGATTTTTTAGAAATAGCCATTTTTTAGTATAATTTTATTATTATTATAATACTAATTTAATTTTAAATTGAATCTAAATTAATACTAACTATAAAATTAAATAAAGCATTAAATTCTTGTATAGCTTTTATATCTTTAGGCTTTTCTTCAGTAATTGCTAGCCCTTTTGAAGATGCATTTGGAAACGACGTCCTGTTTCCTATGAAAATATCTATGAACTCCAACGTTTTATTCTCCTTAAGAAGGTTAGCAGCCTCACTATTATTTTGCCCACTAAAATCAGCCTTATTGATAAAAGAAAATGATTGTAATTTTGGGTTAATAATCCTCATTTCTTCTACTAATGTGGATACTTTTTCTATGGTCCAAATATCAAATGATCTAGGAACAAATGGGACTAAGTAAATATCAGCAATGCTTATAGCAGCGCGTTGACTAGTAGTATCCCTATCACCTGTATCAATAATAATATGGTCATACTTTGATCTTGACTTTACTGTTTGATCACGAACTGCTCTATGATAATTGAATGGATGTATAATACAAGTTATCTTTCATTGTCTCACTTCTAAACACAGTAAAATCAGAAGCAGTTTGTTGATCGTCTGCATCAATTAAAAGAATATCTTTGAATTTTTTGGCCATTAAAACTGCCAAATTTGTAGAAATAGTAGATTTACCAGATCCTCCTTTAATACCACCTATTACATATATCATTTTTATACTTCTATAGATTTATTACAATATATTTTATATGTCATAATAAACATTATTTAATATTATATAGATACTTTTTTAATATTAATTACATATCATACTTAATGATAATTAATCAAATATACAATATTAATATCACAATAGTATCAAGATTTACGTATTAATAAATAAACATATTAAGAGGTGATTTCAGAAAACGGGAAATAAAGCGCACTAAGAGTATAGTAGCCCAAAAAAATTAGACAAAAAAATAATAATTTCAAGAATTCGCTTTCCATTTAATAAAACGAACTATAAAGAAAAATGATTCTTAAAAAGAAGAAATTATTTACAACTCATTATCTGTTATATTTTACTTACTATAAAGTAATAACTTATATTATAAATAACGAATCAAATTCGTAAATTTTAACAGATAGCGAACTAAAAACAAAAATCAGAAAATGGCCTATTGTCTCCTCGGCATATAGTTTGCATTAATAATTATTTTGTAGATTAATTTTCGTTTAAATACTTATCGCATAAGGGTGTACTCAAACGATATAGCAAAAATGTTGTCATATTCCATTAATGGAATAACCTACATGCGATAGATTCAATGACGTAACCTAAATACGATAAATTGATGATAGTATGTTCATCAGAGCTATATTTGATAGCTTAAACAGAAGATCAGTTTGCAGATCGCGCCAAAGAAATGCTGGAGCAGTTTGTTCAGGAAAGGGGGCACAAAATTTCCAGTTACTACCGAGAAAATATCAGCGGAACAAAAATAGAAAGAACAGAATTAGGACGATTACTCATGGATAGTCACAGAAATGATATTTTACTGGTCGAACGAATAGATCGGCTGACCCGTCTAAGTAATAGTGATTGGGTTATACTCAAAAAAATTCATTTGTCTTAAGTTTCTTAAAATACTATACATACTAAAAATAGCCTCACCTACGTGGCAGTACGACATTGTCTCTCATCATCTTAGTAGCCCAATTTGTTTTCCAATATTGATTATTATTTTATTATTATCATCGTGCGTATGATCAATTATATTTCCTGCTGCCGTAGGTGGCAGAAACCTACCCAAACATTTACACTCATCAATATTATTATCATCTACATTCAAATAATCTGCTCTGTTTTTCCAATAGGTAATTGGCGGAAGATTTCTACTAGTTTGTGTTTGAAAAGTAATAAAAGGATCTAAATAATCTGTTTTTAAATCATGTAAAACTTTAGAAAGTTCTACTAAATAGGTATCATCTTGTAGTAAATGATCAATATTTAGAACAAAATCATTAGGCATCTCTCGATTACCATCAGTATAACAAACTTTCATATAAGGAACTCTACGTTGATTACGTATTTTATCATAATTTCTAATAGGGTCCCCGTTATCATCATAAAAATACTCTCCCATCTGTACACAGTCTAAATAAAAGCATCCATATTCTCTCGCACTAATTCTTTTAATTTCATATTTCCATGGTTTAGGGCACACAAACCCTGTTACATTGTTTACACCTCCCTGCCAAATCTGCAAATTTCTATGGCTCACACCTCTCTCGTTACTCAACCTAGCCCTTAGGGTATTAAAAAATATATACCCTAAGCTACGCTCTAAACTGTTATTTTCAAGGGAATCAAAGTTTTCTAGATTAGTAGGAGATAAGAATCCTTTTGTTACAGCATTATTCCAATAAGGGGCTACTACAGAAGAATATGGTACATTAAACCTACGTATACTTGCTTTCATGCTTCATAACTCTGGATTCATTACATCAATTCTGTAAGCTCCTTTTTTTTCAGAACAACAACCAAAAAGCAATAATAAAGAAAACGCAAAGGTATATAAATATAATTTATTATCAGATTTTAATTTTAATAATAACATCTGTTGAAATTAAACTTAAATAAAACCAACGCAATAGATATAAACCATAAGATTTATTATCAATCATATGATTACTTTCTCTTATTTTTAAGTAGGTTTTTTAGTTCTTTTTTTCCCCATGTCCTCTATAAATTTTTTAATTCCTTTACTTACCTTCTGACAATATTCTATAAAATCACTCATATTATCAATATGAGTAGATTCTACCTTATTATCGAGAAGTACCCTATAAATCTTTAAAGGTCTTTCTCCACGATCGGAGGCTCTAAGATCTATATAATAATATATCATAGCCTCATCTTCATCACCATCCTTATAACTATGAGTTTCGGACTGAGTAGCTATGCACAAAGGTATATTAACTTGTTCTGTTGCGTTTCTACTGCGCGGGAAGGAATAAGCCTTATTTTTATACCTTCTCACCTCTCGATATACTACATCCGGTACATCTTTTATATCCTCAGGGGTTTTAAAAGAAAAAATACAAACTGGATCTCATAAACCTATATTTTTTAATCTAACTGTATCATATTCAATTAAAAAATTCTTATACTCTTCAGGAAATTTACAACCTAACTCTTTTTCAACCATGTTGCTAATCTGTTCTACAGTATCTTTCCGTATTTTTTTATTATTTTGTTCTGAACTTGAAACATTAGTTCCACTTGAAGTACTAGGTTCAGTCCCAATTCCTGAATCACGTGGCACGTTACTACCTCTATCTTTATCCATTCTGTTTATATTCATCCCATTACAAGCACCGATTCCCATACAAACGAATAAATTCAAGGTGTAAAATAGTTTTGCATTCATAACTATATAAATTTTATGTTAAAAAATAGATATTCAAAACACAGATTAATTTTTAATATATTTTAATATATATTAATCTTAATTTGGATAAAATGAGATTATTGGTTCTTGGTTATTGACCACCCGACTATTAAGATTTTCTAAAATTACAATCAGGCCTTAGGTATACAAAATAATATCCAAGAAATCATTATATGAACATGCAAATCATAATTAGATTCTAACACGCACATTAATCCTAATTAACTAAAACTAGCCAATTTACTTCCCACATAACTTAAATCTAACCATAAACATTTGACATAACCAAAATCATGTCAATAGGTATGCAAAATTAATTTAAATAATACCACTATTCTTTAAATGCATGTAATCAATCAGCCCTACTAAGGGCTAATAAAAACACTATATCAAACCCTTTTGTACAAAATAGCCATACCTTTTTATATCACTATGCATAACCCGGTCAAACCCAGCTTCTCTTAACGAAGTTCCCACTAACTTAGTATTCAGTCTAATAGTAATACCAACGATCTCTTGTAAATATCTAAGTATATCAGTAGCCGTCATGAATTCTCCTAGTTCTTTAGTAGAAGGAGTAAGATACTGTACCATCAACTCAGCCTCTGTAGATTTAGTCGTAAATTGATCAGATCTTTGTGATAGTTCTAATAACTCTTCCTTACTCAATTCCCCACTACCAGGATTTAGTTTATACAAATGATAAGCTTGCTCCCAAGATTTCTCTAAAATATATTTTGCTTCATCATCTATATATTCAATAGACTCCACTTCAAAACTAATCCATCTACTATGACCCAAGTCTGACCGCAAAAACTCAACATCATTAGTACTACCTAAAAAAGAAGCTATACGAGAGGCTGTTATTTCATCTTCTTGATAAGGTAAACGGATATTAACATAACGCTGGGACAACCACGTCTTGATTACATGTGCATTAGAACGAAGCTGATGCAATTCATCTAAATTTATTATGAAGTTCCTGATTAATGACTTTTGTGCATCCTTCTCATTACTAATAACTGGATTGCTATTATAGTACCTTATAAGAGAGAGAGGACATAAAAATTCACAAAAATAACTCTTACCTATATTTTCTTTAGGAGAGCACAAAATTAGAGCATGTTTATTTATACCTTCTGGTTCAAAAACAGTACGAATAGCCCTAATCATCCACTTCTTAAGATGTATATACCAATATCTAGTATTAAAAGGCGTAGGATCTTTTAAATGAACGTAATGCGCCAATCGACGAATATAATCTTTACCATCGTCAAATTCATTTCCTTCAAAGGTTAAAAAATAAGCTTCTATAGGATTAAAACGTTCTACAAAAAAAGATTTTAATATACAGTTAATTAAGTCCAAATTACACTCAAAACCATGTCTATCTAAATTATCCCTTAGTTCATTCACGTTAATTTTTTCCCATAAACCAGGATTACGTTTAGTACTCATCTCACGCTCTTGAGTAACTACATTCAATCGAAAATTAAACTTATTACTCAAATAAGATTTCACTTTACTGCGTTTAGTATTACTTAACCTTCTAACCCTATGGGTATCAATAGGATTTACCGTAATAGATTGTACCTGTTGTACACCATAACCTAGAAGTAGCTGAAAATCATTAGGAGTATACCTTTGAAAGTATTCCGCTATATCCTTTACATCTTCTGGCAATTGAACAGATACAATACCAAAAGAATCTCGTAATTTCTTAGAAGCATTCTTTCCTGCCTCATCATTATCATAACAACATAATAGTACGGAAGTCTTACTACGTAAAACTCTCAACAGATCTTCACTAGGCATCTGGTGCTCCGACTGTAAAGAAATAACATTGCTAAACCCATGTGCATAAGCACTCATGCAATCTTTTTCACCTGCCGTAAACAGTATATAATCTAAGTTTCCTTCAGGTAATTGAACCAACCCAAAAACATCATCTTTATTTTGATTCTTATACGAAAATGATTTTTTTTGACCTTTAAAATAAGGATCACTAGAAAAAGAAAATGCTATTTCTGGAATATAGACTTTAACTCTACCAGATATATGATAGGCAGATACAACTTGATGCTTTTCAAAATATTTAAAAGACAAACAACGTCCCGAATTAGCAGTATAAGATAAAAAACTTACTTGTTTAACATCAAACTTTTCTAAAACAGATTGGTCAATACCGTACTGTAACCAGTATTTTAGATATAATCTAGAAATAAAAGATTCGTAATCAGACATGTATTCAATACGAAGTGTTTGAGAAGGAAAAGATGCTGCAGGGTCTTTAACAGTGGGTGAATTAGGAAAGATAGATTTTGGAGTAACTATCGATTTCCTTTCAGCATTCAAACCCAAGCACATCTCTTGGTCAATGAGTTCTAAAAGTTCCTTAAACTGTGTTCTGCAGTCTAATCCATAGTAATCTGCCCACATCCTAAAGACATCTCCCTGATGACCTGTATTAAATGATTTAAATTTCCAAACACCTCTTTCTTTATAGATGGACATACTTGGCTTATCATCTTTCTCTGAAAATATAGATTTGTAATTTTTTTTTCTTACTTTTGAACTAAATGTAGGAACTAAGTGGCGGATAAGATATTCCTCTCCACCTACCCTTTCCAGGATTTTTTCTTTTGTGATCATAATCTAAAGTATTAATCCCGAGCTAGGATAGTTCTCTCATTCATGTGGTTCTCAACCAAATAAATAAAACCTAGCCTTCTTCGGGAGGCTAGTTTTATATATTCCTTCTCGTTTTCAAACGTTTTATCAAAAATTCCATTCCTTTTTCATCTAAAAAAATATTTTTATTAACCCAATAAACTCTAAACGTTGTGGTCTTTGCTATAACTTGAAAAGAACAAAGTTCTCTTAAAGCTTGAGTAGCTGATGCGTCCGTTTTTTTATTAGCAAACTGTTTAAATTCATTAATATCAAATACAAACTTGTCCTCTAAAAAAGATTTAGTATCAAATATGTAATACATTAATTCTAATGCTACTTTTGATAATTGCATTATAATACTAAACGTATCTACTTTAAAGACATCGATTAAGAATGGGTTAGAAGAAAAATAATTACAATATTTTAACTTTTTATTAACCATAATTCATTATATAATTTGATATAACAAATATATTAAAATATAAGTTTTATCAAAAATTTTTCGAAAAAATTATAAAATTAAGACCACTTCAATAGAAAATTGCGTGGTTTTTTTTTCTTGTAAATCTATCCTTAATTCGTACGTTTTTGAAATCTTGTAACAACAAGATATTTTTACTTGTGTACTTTTCAATACTTAAAAGTAATTATTAGATACAATTCTTCCTATCCTTTGATATGTTTAATTTTCTATTGCAACTATAAAAGGTTGTTACAAAAAATTGTCCAGAAAGATAAAATTACAGATAAAATTACAAACCAAGATAAGAGTAAGATAATAGTAAGATAAGAGTAAGATAAGAGTAAGATAAGTAT encodes the following:
- a CDS encoding Rpn family recombination-promoting nuclease/putative transposase, with amino-acid sequence MTERLKHDGLAKKILSDPIAAQEFLNYYLPASCKSLLDLDTIKIEKESFVEEDLKQKFSDLVCSIKTKNNQQAFVYALIEAEVSPKYWTAFKLWKYIFLLLERHKTKEKSKLPLVIPIVLYHGNRPFTVPKNLWDLFSEPSLAKELMGGDYQLVDIYAMPDNEIKKKAHLGMMEYFMKYVHTRDMLKLWDEFLENFKSCIVLDKEKSYLYIRSFLWYSDSKLPEDQQAALENIITKHLPSEDKEDIMRTIAQKYRDEGIRIGQEKGKLMGIQIGQEKGKLMGIQIGQEKGKLMGIQIGQEKGKLMGIQIGQEKGIQLGEEKGKLEIAKSMLLRGYPIEDIIALTGLPVSRIEELV
- a CDS encoding VapE domain-containing protein, encoding MITKEKILERVGGEEYLIRHLVPTFSSKVRKKNYKSIFSEKDDKPSMSIYKERGVWKFKSFNTGHQGDVFRMWADYYGLDCRTQFKELLELIDQEMCLGLNAERKSIVTPKSIFPNSPTVKDPAASFPSQTLRIEYMSDYESFISRLYLKYWLQYGIDQSVLEKFDVKQVSFLSYTANSGRCLSFKYFEKHQVVSAYHISGRVKVYIPEIAFSFSSDPYFKGQKKSFSYKNQNKDDVFGLVQLPEGNLDYILFTAGEKDCMSAYAHGFSNVISLQSEHQMPSEDLLRVLRSKTSVLLCCYDNDEAGKNASKKLRDSFGIVSVQLPEDVKDIAEYFQRYTPNDFQLLLGYGVQQVQSITVNPIDTHRVRRLSNTKRSKVKSYLSNKFNFRLNVVTQEREMSTKRNPGLWEKINVNELRDNLDRHGFECNLDLINCILKSFFVERFNPIEAYFLTFEGNEFDDGKDYIRRLAHYVHLKDPTPFNTRYWYIHLKKWMIRAIRTVFEPEGINKHALILCSPKENIGKSYFCEFLCPLSLIRYYNSNPVISNEKDAQKSLIRNFIINLDELHQLRSNAHVIKTWLSQRYVNIRLPYQEDEITASRIASFLGSTNDVEFLRSDLGHSRWISFEVESIEYIDDEAKYILEKSWEQAYHLYKLNPGSGELSKEELLELSQRSDQFTTKSTEAELMVQYLTPSTKELGEFMTATDILRYLQEIVGITIRLNTKLVGTSLREAGFDRVMHSDIKRYGYFVQKGLI
- a CDS encoding AAA family ATPase, yielding MIYVIGGIKGGSGKSTISTNLAVLMAKKFKDILLIDADDQQTASDFTVFRSETMKDNLYYTSIQLS
- a CDS encoding SMI1/KNR4 family protein yields the protein MNAKLFYTLNLFVCMGIGACNGMNINRMDKDRGSNVPRDSGIGTEPSTSSGTNVSSSEQNNKKIRKDTVEQISNMVEKELGCKFPEEYKNFLIEYDTVRLKNIGL
- a CDS encoding recombinase family protein; translated protein: MFIRAYLRASVEDQFADRTKEMLEQFVQERGHKIASYYRENISGTKLERPELGRLLMDSHRNDILLVEQIDRLTRLSNSDWLTLKKQIEHHELRIVSLDIPTSWQVLSDKEPSQNDPVTRAVISAINNMLMDLMAAMSYKDWLSRQQRQKQGIERARQEGKYRGKQADHERHQKVIYYRSVKKLSIQDTAQATGYSASQVCRIQKLYFVNNEKSNAKHF